The following are encoded together in the Acidicapsa ligni genome:
- a CDS encoding S41 family peptidase codes for MSPRARRAFFSLVVFFSVCAMAGTLLQRKVGAQSAADESQLRDSLKAFTNVYALVEQNYAEPITGDKADTVIYDGAIPGMLRTLDPHSSFHDPKDFAKMREDQRGRYYGVGMVIQQQLTKIYVVTPYEGTPSFRAGVHPGDIIATIDGKSTEGMTSDFVAKTLKGPKGTKVSITTIREGQSKPLSFDLIRDEIPHPSVDLKYEIRPGIGYLHLTNFQETTAREVEEAVDGFPNLKGLVFDMRGNPGGMLSQAVEICDHLLSKGQTIVSQRGRAYPDQVYTATHGNSGHTFPIVVLVNRNTASAAEIVSGALQDHDRALIVGETTFGKGLVQTVYNLSENTGLALTTYHYYTPSGRLIQRDYKGVSLYNYYYNRANALPADNTNKEVKMTDGGRTVYGGGGITPDEKIEPPKSNHFMDTLLSPLHDSFFHFAPHYLATHTVNADFKVDDAVIADFKQFLTSQNVEWTNEDFVGPMDWIKANIKAKIFTIQFGQLQGLRTQADWDPMIQKAVTYIPEAQSLEDTAHKVLAQKAEARLNVN; via the coding sequence ATGTCTCCCCGCGCCCGACGGGCATTTTTTTCACTTGTAGTTTTTTTCAGCGTTTGCGCAATGGCAGGCACCCTGCTCCAACGCAAAGTCGGCGCCCAGTCCGCTGCGGACGAGTCGCAGCTTCGCGACAGCCTGAAGGCTTTCACGAACGTATATGCGCTGGTGGAACAGAACTACGCCGAACCAATCACCGGGGACAAGGCGGATACCGTAATTTATGACGGTGCAATTCCGGGCATGCTTCGGACTCTCGACCCTCACTCCAGCTTCCACGATCCAAAGGACTTCGCCAAGATGCGCGAAGATCAGCGCGGCCGCTATTACGGCGTGGGCATGGTCATCCAGCAGCAGTTGACAAAGATTTACGTCGTCACTCCCTACGAAGGCACCCCATCTTTCCGGGCGGGCGTCCATCCTGGCGACATTATCGCCACCATCGATGGAAAATCGACCGAGGGCATGACATCGGACTTTGTTGCCAAGACCCTGAAAGGGCCTAAAGGCACCAAGGTCAGCATCACCACCATCCGCGAGGGCCAGAGCAAGCCGCTCAGCTTTGACCTGATCCGCGATGAAATTCCCCACCCGTCTGTCGATCTCAAATACGAGATACGCCCCGGCATCGGCTACCTGCACCTCACCAACTTCCAGGAAACCACCGCTCGCGAAGTGGAAGAAGCCGTTGACGGATTCCCGAATCTGAAGGGTCTGGTCTTCGACATGCGCGGTAATCCGGGTGGCATGTTGAGCCAGGCGGTTGAGATTTGCGACCACCTGCTGTCCAAGGGACAGACCATCGTCTCCCAGCGCGGCCGCGCCTATCCCGACCAGGTGTACACCGCGACGCACGGGAATAGCGGTCACACATTTCCAATCGTGGTTCTCGTGAACCGGAATACAGCTTCGGCTGCGGAGATCGTGTCCGGCGCATTGCAAGATCATGATCGCGCCCTGATCGTCGGCGAAACCACCTTCGGCAAGGGACTCGTTCAAACCGTCTACAACCTGTCAGAAAACACAGGCCTGGCGCTGACGACATACCACTACTACACGCCCTCCGGCCGCCTGATCCAGCGCGATTACAAGGGCGTTTCGCTCTACAACTACTACTACAACCGCGCCAACGCTTTGCCCGCCGACAACACCAACAAAGAAGTCAAGATGACCGACGGCGGACGCACGGTGTACGGCGGCGGCGGCATCACTCCCGACGAAAAGATCGAGCCGCCCAAGTCCAACCACTTCATGGACACGCTGCTAAGTCCACTTCATGACTCGTTCTTCCACTTCGCGCCCCATTACCTTGCGACTCACACGGTCAACGCAGATTTCAAAGTGGACGATGCGGTCATTGCTGATTTCAAGCAGTTTCTCACCAGCCAGAATGTCGAGTGGACGAACGAAGATTTCGTCGGTCCCATGGATTGGATCAAGGCCAATATCAAGGCGAAAATCTTCACCATCCAGTTTGGCCAATTGCAGGGCCTGCGCACACAAGCAGACTGGGATCCAATGATCCAAAAGGCTGTAACCTACATACCTGAAGCGCAGTCTCTCGAAGACACCGCCCACAAGGTACTGGCGCAGAAGGCTGAAGCACGGCTCAACGTTAACTAA
- a CDS encoding purine-nucleoside phosphorylase: MRIFPCCLIALLTLVPYAGAKTKTASTPPPIPVKVVAVAMFEAGADTGDIPGELQNWVERDHLDTIYPLPSAYHDVRMNSDGELAIVTGQGTAYAAATIMALGLDPRFDLTHAYWIVAGIAGANPEYASLGSAVWANWIVDGDLGYEIDAREIPQNATAWSTGMVPLRKTKPFEEPAAALPGQFYQTNRSLMLWAYGLTKNVALADSAHLAEVRSHFDGAAANNPPQVLLGDEVSSSTYWHGKLMDAWATRWMSYFTGGQGKFVTTAMEDTGTLQSLRLLANAKRVDWQRVLILRTVSNYDQQPRGMDAATSLAAQRTSKFGAYLPSIESAYTVGHTVVTELLKNWPQYQEQIPKQEPQQQP, encoded by the coding sequence ATGCGTATTTTTCCTTGTTGCCTGATCGCACTTCTTACTCTGGTCCCATACGCCGGAGCTAAAACTAAAACTGCTTCGACACCACCGCCCATTCCTGTGAAGGTCGTTGCCGTCGCCATGTTTGAAGCTGGAGCAGACACCGGAGATATTCCCGGTGAATTACAGAATTGGGTCGAGCGCGATCACCTGGATACGATCTATCCGCTTCCTTCCGCTTACCATGATGTGCGTATGAATTCAGACGGTGAATTAGCCATCGTCACCGGCCAAGGCACAGCCTACGCCGCAGCAACGATCATGGCCCTGGGCCTCGATCCCCGCTTCGATCTGACGCATGCCTACTGGATCGTTGCCGGAATTGCAGGCGCCAATCCGGAATACGCTTCACTCGGTTCCGCCGTCTGGGCCAACTGGATCGTCGATGGTGACCTGGGCTACGAAATCGACGCGCGGGAGATTCCTCAAAACGCAACAGCGTGGTCTACCGGCATGGTTCCCCTGCGCAAGACAAAGCCTTTTGAAGAGCCGGCAGCAGCATTACCGGGCCAGTTCTATCAGACCAATCGATCGCTCATGCTCTGGGCCTATGGCCTCACGAAAAACGTCGCGCTTGCAGATTCCGCTCATCTGGCAGAGGTGCGCTCACACTTCGACGGAGCGGCAGCAAACAATCCGCCGCAGGTTCTGCTAGGCGATGAAGTATCCTCCTCCACCTACTGGCACGGTAAGCTCATGGATGCATGGGCCACCCGCTGGATGAGTTATTTCACCGGGGGGCAAGGAAAGTTTGTCACCACCGCCATGGAAGACACCGGCACACTGCAATCGCTTCGGCTACTTGCCAATGCAAAACGTGTCGATTGGCAGCGCGTCCTGATCCTGCGCACCGTCAGCAACTACGACCAGCAGCCCCGTGGCATGGACGCAGCCACCAGCCTGGCCGCACAGCGCACGAGTAAATTCGGCGCCTATCTGCCCTCGATCGAAAGCGCGTACACGGTGGGCCACACCGTCGTCACAGAGCTGCTCAAGAACTGGCCACAGTATCAGGAGCAAATCCCCAAACAGGAGCCTCAGCAGCAGCCTTAG